The following are encoded together in the Oreochromis niloticus isolate F11D_XX linkage group LG12, O_niloticus_UMD_NMBU, whole genome shotgun sequence genome:
- the LOC100691800 gene encoding probable G-protein coupled receptor 21 has translation MNSSSDANQSGSPSFCLLGSMGYSHSMDTCVLEVVVILFLTVLIIAGNLVVIFVFHCAPLLHHHTTSHFIQTMAYADLLVGVSCLVPSMSLLHYLRGLNEELTCKGFGYMVSVLKSVSMASLACISVDRYIAITRPLSYTTLVTPCRLRVCIVLIWVYSALIFLPSFFRWGKPGYHGDIFKWCALSWKTNPAFSTFIVALLYAPAALTVCFTYGSIFRICRQHTREISQRQARFSPQTEGDKGERGERCEGCPDKRYAMVLFRITSVFYVLWMPYILYFLLESAGLYHHEVASFLTTWLAISNSFCNCLIYSLSNSVFRKGLGRLFSPLFPSCLGCTEAKKAPAPVSLRPDPRCQV, from the coding sequence ATGAACTCTTCCTCTGATGCGAACCAAAGCGGCTCTCCCTCGTTCTGCCTGCTGGGCTCCATGGGTTACTCCCACAGCATGGATACCTGCGTGCTGGAGGTGGTTGTCATCCTCTTCCTCACTGTGCTCATCATCGCCGGCAACCTGGTGGTGATCTTTGTCTTTCATTGTGCCCCGCTGCTGCACCACCACACCACCAGCCACTTTATCCAAACCATGGCGTACGCTGATCTGCTGGTGGGCGTCAGCTGCCTCGTGCCCTCGATGTCCCTCCTCCACTACCTTCGAGGCCTGAATGAGGAGCTCACCTGCAAGGGATTCGGCTACATGGTTTCTGTGTTGAAGAGTGTTTCCATGGCCTCGCTAGCTTGCATCAGCGTGGACCGCTACATCGCCATCACCCGACCGCTGTCGTACACCACGCTGGTGACCCCATGCCGCCTGAGGGTGTGCATCGTGCTCATTTGGGTTTACTCTGCTTTGATTTTCCTGCCGTCGTTTTTCCGCTGGGGGAAACCAGGTTATCATGGGGACATATTTAAGTGGTGTGCACTCTCTTGGAAAACCAACCCGGCATTTAGCACCTTCATCGTGGCGCTGCTCTACGCACCAGCTGCACTTACTGTCTGCTTCACCTATGGGAGTATATTCCGGATCTGCCGGCAGCATACGAGGGAGATCTCCCAACGCCAAGCCCGCTTCAGCCCACAGACCGAGGGTGATAAAGGCGAGCGGGGAGAGCGTTGCGAGGGCTGCCCGGACAAACGCTATGCCATGGTGCTCTTCCGCATCACCAGTGTCTTCTATGTGCTGTGGATGCCGTACATCCTCTACTTTCTCCTAGAGAGCGCCGGCCTATATCACCACGAGGTGGCGTCCTTCCTCACAACATGGCTGGCAATCAGCAACAGCTTCTGTAACTGTCTCATCTATAGCCTCTCCAACAGCGTCTTCCGTAAAGGTCTTGGCCGCCTCTTTAGCCCACTGTTTCCTTCCTGCCTTGGCTGCACGGAGGCCAAAAAGGCTCCAGCCCCCGTCAGCCTGCGACCAGATCCCCGATGCCAAGTGTGA